TGGCCTGCCCATGTACATCGCGCGAATCGGCGATGCCTATCGGATCAAGCGCATGCCTCTGAGCGGCGGTGGGCATGATCCATCATGCGAGTCCTATGAGTCGTCCTACGACCTGTCGGGCTTGGGTGCACTGATAAGAAGCACGATCCAGATCGATCCGCAAAACGACATGGCTGCGCTGAACTGAAGTTCATCCTGTCGAAAACCGGCAGTCGCACCGCATCGGTGCCGAACGGCGAGGTGTCTGCCAGCGTTTCTGGCGACGCACGAAAGTTGTCGCTGCGCGCCCTGCTCCACAATCTATGGCACGCGGCTGAGCTGACGAGCGGCCATCGAGGTGGAAGGGCAAGCGCCACTAGTGGACGATCCGCTGGCACCTTATAGTGGCGGGCAGGCAGATGATGGTAAACGGGATCGCTTTCCGAGGTCCTGTTCGTACCCGAGCCGTTTCGAAGCGAAAACAAGGAAGCAATCGAGCAGCGCAGTGCGCACTGAATCCTATGCGAGGCCCAGCTTGTTTTTCAGTTCGGAGTTTTCCTTGCGCAAGTGCTCAGCGAGCATCTTCTTGAGGCGCTTGTTCTCTTCCTCAAGCGCGAGCAGATCCTTCAGGTCGTCGCTTTCGGACGCAGGTGCTGCCGCCCTTTTCCACTGATAATAAGTCTGTTCCGATATTCCGGCCTGACCTACCGCGTTCTTGATCGTAGCACCGCCGACGATCGCTTTCTCGATCTGTGACAGCTTGTGGGCACGCTCTTTTTCGGAATACGTCTTCCGAGGGGCTCGCGTTGCTGGAGCGGGAGCTTCAGCCGCCTTGGGCGACTGCCTGGAGCGCTTGCTCACGGCCGGTTGTGTAGCCTCTGCCTTGGCCCTCCTGGATCGCGCGGCCTTCTTCTTTGGCTCAGGTGTCGCCGGTTTGGCAGGCGCTTCTGTCGTGATCTGTGTCGATTCAGTTTCCTGAGGACCGGCCATGTGTTGCTCCGCTCGCGGGTTGTGCTGAGCTTCAGCATCAACAACTGTAACGTTAGAGTCAACAAGCTGGCCATCTGGCGACTGGTGCACTTCTTTCCTTGCTTCGGCTGCAATCGCCGACAGGTCTATGTCGCCCCAGATCGAATGAGCGGGTTTCCGAGCGCCGCGCTTCTGCTTGACCTCCACAACGAACGGTCGTGTCTGCTGCCTCATATAGTCTGCCCCTGATGATAGCGACTTCAACAATTAGCCACGGTGTTGGGCTACTGGAGACGATCCAACACTCAGGCGCCAAAATCAGGCATTGCGTCGCTCGCATCGGGCTTTATCGGATGGGCCTGTTGGTAGGCAAGCGTCACTCTCCAAATCCAACCTGTTATCGCGTCATCGCCGCGACGGCAGCGCACGGATCCGTGCTGTCAACTTGGTGGAGTGTCGCGATCGTCGAGATCGCGCCGTTCTTCGATGATAGCCCGCGCTTTAAAGACAGCGGCCTGTGCGCGAGGCTGCCAACGCTGGAAGTCATGCAGGGAAAGACCCATTGGTCGTGCCGGTTCCTGCAGAAGCTCAAGCAGCGACCCGAACATGTCCGCCTTGCGCTGAACCGTCTCATCGAAGTGTGCGGGGACTGCGATCGCTGGGACGCTGTAAGGCGGAACGTCCCCGGCCCAGACGCCGGTAACATAGGTCTCCCCGGATGTTTCATAATCCTCTTTCTGATCCGACCAGTCCTCGTCCTCGATAGCGAGACGACATGCGGCTTCGGGCGTTTCAGCTTTATAGCAGCGCTGTCGGAAGATCGGCAGCCGATAAGTCGTTTCGATCATGAACTTGGGCATGGCTTGCTCCTGGTTGAGAATGGAGGATCGACGGCATGGTCGCCCAAATGAAATGACCGAGGCGACATGTAAGGACACAGTGGGATTGAACTGTGCGTCGTTCAGCCGTATCTTACGGTCGTCTTACATCTTGAGGCTCGACCAATGGCCAACGCACAAAAGGTTACCATCACCGTTTCCACGAAGGGACAGGTCATCCTGCCCAGCGCCATTCGCCATCGGCGGGATTGGGGCGCGGGAACACGGCTCCTGGTCGAGGAGACAGCTGACGGTGTACTGCTGAAGCCGGCCCCGGTCTTCGCCGAGACGCAGCCGAACGAGGTTTTCGCTTCGCTTCCCTATAAGGGCAAGCCGAAGACGATCGAGGAGATGGACGCGGGCGTGCTCGCCGAGGCGAGGCGTCGGCATGCTCGCCGTTGATACGAACCTCATCGTCCGCTATCTCACCGGGGATCACCCTAAGCAGTCGCAGCGTGCACGTGCCCTAATCGACGGCGAGCCGGTCTTCGTCGGCGTCACGGTCGTGCTAGAGGTTGAATGGGTGCTGCGCAGCACCTACGAATACCGGCCGGCCGACGTCGTCCGGGCGCTGCGTGCCTTCGGCGGCCTTCCCACCGTGACGATCGAGGATGGCTCAGCCATTGCCACCGCTCTCGATCTCGCCGAGAAGGGAATGGATTTCGCGGACGCACTACACCTTAGCCGAGCCGCACATTGTGATGGCTTCGCCAGTTTCGATCGTAGATTCGTCAGGGCAGCCACGGCTGCTGGCTATGAGGGTGTACGCGAAGCGTGATCCCTTTGGCGGCAGCGCTCGCGGAACATGAAGCGCGTGGCAGCCACTCGCGTGACTGTTGGGTCATGTCTGTCAGGTGAGGGACGTCGACCTAAATCGCTGGCGGGAGCTATACACAGGCTCTCATCTGCCGCTTCGGCGGCGGCGTTCACGAAATGAGGATGGTTCTGGAGGGCGGTGCTTCGGCGCGACGAACCGATCGACGGTGAAGATCTCGTTGGTGTTGGCTTCGAATAGCTTCAGGATGCGGTCTCCGACGGCAACGCACTCGTTGATCCAATGGAGATTGGAATCGCTGTACTTCGCCGCTCGATCTGGCGGCACGTAGACGATCGTGAAAATGCGACAGTGTCTCGCCTGTGGGCGCGGCATAGAAGTATTCCTTCACCCCGATTACGACACCGCCGGTGCTGTAGGAGGTAGAGACCGTGTCGCCGGGCCGCACGAGATCGGCGCCGTTCGGCGCGCCGGAGGGGCGTGCGACGGTATCGGCGGCGATCCGGCACCCCGAGGCCGGCGGTGTAGATGGAGTGAGCTCCCCAGAGGTTCTTGGCCGCCTGTGGCGGCTGCTTACGATGGATCCGCATCGTTGCCCCCCCTCCTCAACAGTGCGCGGACCGCCGGCATGCGGCTGTCTATCTCTTCGTCGGACAGGTCCTCCAGGAACTTGAGGACAGTCCCCTTGCGGCTCTCCCAGGCAGACCGCTTCTTTCTGAAGCGGGCCGGCGGCTTCGGTGTCCCGTCGGAATACCGGATGACGCTCCCCAGAGAGACGCAATCGTAAATTGTATGTGCAGACATGCGTATGTCTCCATGTCGTAAAACGAAAAAGGGCCCGGCGGTGAAGGCCGGGCCTGGTGCGGTGCGGGAGGCCGGCTACTCGGCGGCGTGGAGGTGGTCGGCTTCCTCGCCGGGGACGGTCACCGGGTCATCGGAGGAGGTGCCGGTATCGCCGGCGAGGAAGGC
Above is a genomic segment from Mesorhizobium sp. containing:
- a CDS encoding DUF1173 family protein; amino-acid sequence: MTATHERRERPLRLCQADGLPMYIARIGDAYRIKRMPLSGGGHDPSCESYESSYDLSGLGALIRSTIQIDPQNDMAALN
- a CDS encoding DUF1173 family protein, producing MSASVSGDARKLSLRALLHNLWHAAELTSGHRGGRASATSGRSAGTL
- a CDS encoding AbrB/MazE/SpoVT family DNA-binding domain-containing protein; the protein is MANAQKVTITVSTKGQVILPSAIRHRRDWGAGTRLLVEETADGVLLKPAPVFAETQPNEVFASLPYKGKPKTIEEMDAGVLAEARRRHARR
- a CDS encoding type II toxin-antitoxin system VapC family toxin, which produces MLAVDTNLIVRYLTGDHPKQSQRARALIDGEPVFVGVTVVLEVEWVLRSTYEYRPADVVRALRAFGGLPTVTIEDGSAIATALDLAEKGMDFADALHLSRAAHCDGFASFDRRFVRAATAAGYEGVREA